A stretch of the Lactuca sativa cultivar Salinas chromosome 9, Lsat_Salinas_v11, whole genome shotgun sequence genome encodes the following:
- the LOC111903051 gene encoding cytochrome P450 77A2, with product MHCFYTLRHSLSPSHSFNLSMESSSLFLTAVAFFFSAIIFSFTRHSKRLNLPPGPPGWPIVGNLFQVAGSGKPFFQYVRELIPKYGPIITLRMGTRTMIILSQADLVHEALIEKGQVFATRPAENPTRGVFSCNKFTVNAALYGPVWRSLRRNMVQNALSASKLRTFTEVRMTAMDKLMDRLKTEAAANGGAVWVLKNARFAVFCILLSMCFGVEMDEKTIEEMDEMMKTVLITLDPRLDDYLPLLRPFFSKQRKNAMEVREQQIATLVPFIERRREAVKNPGSHPTAAEFAYLDTLFDLTVEGRKDTPTNPEIVTLCSEFLNGGTDTTATAIEWAIARFIENPSIQSRLHDEIKTIAGERKVNEKDVEKMPYLNAVVKELLRRHPPTYLSLTHSVIEPAKLAGYDIPTGTNVEIYLPGISEDPKLWNNPNKFDPDRFLTGGETADITGVTGLKMIPFGVGRRICPGLGMATLHVSLMIARMVQDFEWSSWPEKSKVDFGEKAEFTVVMKNSLRATITPRV from the coding sequence ATGCATTGTTTTTATACCCTCCGCCACAGCCTGTCTCCTTCGCATTCATTCAATCTATCAATGGAGTCTTCTTCTCTTTTCTTAACTGCAGTCGCTTTCTTCTTCTCCGCCATTATCTTCTCCTTCACCCGCCACTCCAAACGCCTCAACCTACCCCCTGGACCTCCGGGTTGGCCCATCGTCGGTAACCTCTTCCAAGTAGCCGGCTCCGGGAAACCTTTCTTCCAGTATGTCAGGGAACTCATACCCAAATACGGCCCAATTATCACTCTCAGAAtgggtactcgaaccatgattaTTTTGTCGCAGGCGGATTTGGTTCATGAAGCTTTGATCGAGAAAGGACAGGTTTTTGCGACGCGACCTGCTGAAAATCCGACGAGGGGTGTGTTCAGTTGCAACAAGTTCACCGTTAACGCGGCTTTGTATGGGCCGGTGTGGAGGTCGTTGAGGCGAAACATGGTTCAGAATGCGTTAAGTGCAAGTAAATTGCGTACGTTTACGGAAGTGAGGATGACGGCGATGGATAAGCTTATGGATCGGTTGAAGACGGAGGCGGCGGCGAACGGTGGTGCGGTTTGGGTGTTGAAGAACGCGAGATTTGCTGTGTTTTGTATTCTGCTTTCGATGTGTTTTGGTGTGGAGATGGATGAGAAGACGATCGAGGAAATGGACGAGATGATGAAAACGGTGTTGATTACGCTTGATCCGAGGTTGGATGATTATCTGCCATTGTTGAGACCTTTTTTCTCGAAGCAACGTAAGAACGCAATGGAAGTAAGGGAGCAGCAGATTGCGACGTTAGTTCCGTTCATCGAACGGCGGCGGGAGGCGGTCAAAAATCCAGGGTCCCATCCCACGGCGGCGGAGTTTGCCTACCTCGATACGTTATTCGATTTGACGGTGGAAGGACGGAAAGATACGCCGACGAATCCTGAAATCGTGACGTTATGCTCGGAGTTTCTCAACGGCGGCACCGACACCACCGCCACGGCGATCGAATGGGCCATCGCAAGGTTCATTGAAAATCCTTCCATCCAATCGCGTCTCCACGACGAGATAAAAACAATCGCCGGAGAAAGAAAAGTCAATGAGAAAGACGTCGAGAAAATGCCATATCTAAACGCCGTCGTAAAGGAACTACTCAGAAGACACCCTCCAACTTATCTGTCTTTGACTCATTCCGTCATCGAACCTGCAAAACTCGCCGGATACGATATACCCACGGGGACCAACGTGGAGATATATCTTCCCGGAATCAGTGAGGATCCAAAACTATGGAACAACCCGAATAAATTCGATCCGGATAGGTTTCTTACCGGAGGAGAAACAGCAGACATAACAGGTGTTACCGGATTAAAGATGATCCCCTTCGGAGTAGGACGGCGGATATGTCCGGGGCTGGGGATGGCGACGCTGCATGTGAGCCTGATGATCGCTCGGATGGTTCAGGATTTTGAATGGAGTTCGTGGCCGGAAAAGAGCAAGGTGGATTTCGGCGAGAAAGCGGAATTTACGGTGGTGATGAAGAACAGTCTGAGAGCTACGATCACTCCTAGGGTTTGA